The following coding sequences lie in one Bacteroides helcogenes P 36-108 genomic window:
- a CDS encoding TolC family protein: MKNFFLLTACFLLSLAVSAKNDTAERERSITLSEAIALARSQSVDAAVALNELRTVYWEYRTFRADLLPEVNFTGTLPNYNKSYSTYQNSDGSYSFVRNNTLGLSGQLSIDQNIWFTGGKLSLASSLNYLKQLGTGGDRQFMSVPISLELTQPIFGVNSLRWNRRIEPVRYAEVKAAFISATEEVTMKTITYFFQLLLAKEALATAQQNKKNADRLYEVAIAKRKMGQISENDLLQLKLNSLQGKADVTEAESNLNAKMFQLRSFLSVSEQESLNPVLPASVPNIKMEYDYVLNKALERNSFAQNIRRRQLEADYEVATARGNLRSIDLFASVGYTGQNREFSSAYQDLLDNQIVKVGVKIPILDWGKRRGKVRVARSNREVVLSKLRQEQMNFNQDIFLLVANFNNQAQQLGIAEEADIIAEKRYQTSVETFMIGKISTLDLNDAQNSKDKARQKHISELYYFWYYFYQLRSLTLWDFQHNTELEADFDDIIRG; this comes from the coding sequence ATGAAAAATTTTTTTTTACTCACAGCTTGTTTTTTACTGTCCTTGGCTGTTTCGGCAAAAAACGACACGGCGGAACGTGAACGCAGTATCACCTTGTCAGAGGCCATCGCTCTGGCACGTAGTCAGTCCGTGGATGCAGCCGTTGCTTTGAATGAGTTGAGAACCGTTTATTGGGAATATCGTACTTTTCGTGCAGATTTGTTACCGGAAGTGAATTTTACCGGAACATTGCCAAATTATAATAAGTCGTACAGCACTTATCAAAATTCAGATGGTTCTTATAGCTTCGTCCGTAATAATACATTAGGCTTGTCTGGTCAGCTTTCTATTGATCAGAATATTTGGTTTACAGGTGGTAAGTTATCTTTGGCTTCTTCTCTGAATTATCTCAAACAGTTGGGGACGGGAGGAGACAGGCAGTTTATGTCTGTTCCTATAAGTCTCGAATTGACACAGCCCATTTTCGGTGTGAATAGTTTAAGGTGGAATCGTCGTATCGAACCTGTACGTTATGCCGAGGTAAAAGCAGCTTTTATTTCGGCTACGGAAGAAGTAACTATGAAAACTATCACATACTTTTTTCAGTTATTGTTGGCTAAAGAAGCACTTGCTACGGCACAGCAGAATAAAAAGAATGCTGATCGGCTTTATGAGGTGGCCATCGCAAAACGCAAAATGGGACAAATTTCGGAGAATGATTTATTGCAACTTAAACTGAATTCCCTGCAAGGTAAGGCTGACGTTACGGAAGCGGAAAGTAATTTGAATGCTAAGATGTTTCAGCTTCGTTCTTTTTTGAGTGTATCCGAACAAGAAAGCCTGAATCCGGTATTGCCTGCTTCTGTTCCTAATATCAAAATGGAGTATGACTATGTCTTAAATAAGGCGCTGGAACGTAACTCTTTTGCACAAAATATTCGGCGGCGTCAATTGGAAGCGGATTATGAAGTAGCTACGGCACGAGGGAACTTAAGAAGCATTGATCTTTTTGCCAGTGTGGGTTATACTGGACAAAATCGCGAATTTTCCTCTGCTTATCAGGATTTGCTTGATAACCAAATTGTAAAGGTGGGAGTTAAGATACCTATCCTCGATTGGGGTAAAAGGCGTGGAAAGGTACGGGTTGCAAGGAGCAATCGTGAAGTGGTCTTGTCAAAACTTCGTCAAGAGCAGATGAATTTTAATCAGGATATATTTTTGTTAGTGGCGAATTTCAATAATCAGGCACAACAGTTGGGTATTGCTGAAGAAGCGGATATTATTGCTGAAAAACGTTATCAGACCAGTGTCGAAACGTTTATGATCGGTAAGATAAGCACATTGGATCTGAATGATGCACAGAATTCTAAGGATAAAGCGCGTCAGAAACATATTTCTGAACTCTATTATTTTTGGTATTATTTTTACCAGCTTCGCAGTCTCACTCTTTGGGACTTTCAACATAATACGGAATTGGAAGCGGATTTTGATGATATCATAAGAGGATGA
- the hisD gene encoding histidinol dehydrogenase, with translation MIQITNPDRSQWEEILKRPVMNTENLFDTVRSIIEHVQAEGDHAILEYEEKFDRVTLASLAVSDEELAEAEILVSEDLKAAIRLAKRNIEAFHVSQRFEGKKVETQSGIFCWQKAVAIEKVGLYIPGGTAPLFSTVLMLAVPAGIAGCREIVLCTPPGKDGKVHPAILFAAKVAGINHIVKAGGVQAIAAMAYGTESVPKVYKIFGPGNQYVMAAKQLVSLRDVAIDMPAGPSEVEVLADETANPVFVAADLLSQAEHGVDSQALLITTSARLRQMVKEEVERQLAVLPRKEIAEKSLAGSKLIVVRDMAEAIELTNTYAPEHLIIEAADYMSVAEKIVNAGSVFLGSLSPESAGDYASGTNHTLPTNGYAKAYSGVSLDSFVRKITFQEICPEGMRNIGPSIEVMAASEHLDAHKNAVTVRLKSL, from the coding sequence ATGATACAGATAACCAATCCTGACAGATCACAATGGGAGGAAATACTGAAACGCCCGGTAATGAATACAGAAAATTTGTTCGATACAGTACGGAGCATTATTGAACATGTGCAAGCCGAAGGTGACCATGCCATTTTGGAATATGAAGAAAAGTTTGATAGGGTGACTCTTGCTTCACTTGCCGTATCGGATGAAGAATTGGCAGAAGCGGAAATTTTGGTGAGCGAAGACTTGAAAGCTGCCATTCGTTTGGCAAAACGGAATATTGAAGCCTTTCATGTTTCACAACGTTTTGAAGGTAAAAAGGTAGAAACACAATCGGGTATTTTCTGTTGGCAGAAAGCTGTTGCCATAGAGAAAGTGGGGCTATACATTCCGGGAGGGACAGCCCCTCTGTTCTCCACCGTATTGATGCTTGCCGTTCCTGCCGGAATTGCGGGATGCCGGGAAATAGTGCTTTGCACGCCTCCGGGTAAAGATGGGAAAGTGCATCCTGCCATACTGTTTGCAGCTAAGGTTGCTGGTATAAACCATATTGTCAAGGCAGGTGGTGTGCAGGCCATTGCTGCTATGGCTTACGGTACTGAAAGTGTGCCCAAAGTATATAAAATATTCGGTCCTGGCAACCAGTATGTTATGGCGGCCAAACAATTGGTAAGCCTGCGCGATGTTGCTATCGACATGCCTGCAGGACCTTCCGAAGTTGAAGTTCTGGCGGATGAAACAGCCAATCCTGTATTTGTTGCAGCCGATTTGCTAAGTCAGGCCGAACACGGAGTGGATAGCCAGGCCTTGTTGATCACTACCTCGGCCCGCTTGCGGCAGATGGTAAAAGAAGAAGTGGAGCGTCAGTTAGCCGTGTTGCCGCGTAAGGAAATCGCTGAAAAATCATTGGCAGGAAGCAAGTTGATTGTAGTGCGGGATATGGCTGAAGCCATTGAACTGACAAATACCTATGCCCCCGAACATCTTATCATCGAAGCTGCGGATTATATGTCTGTTGCAGAGAAAATAGTGAATGCTGGTTCTGTCTTTTTAGGCTCCCTGTCACCAGAAAGTGCCGGTGATTATGCTTCGGGGACTAATCATACCTTGCCGACAAATGGTTATGCCAAAGCATATAGCGGTGTTAGTCTGGATAGTTTCGTCCGCAAGATTACCTTTCAGGAAATCTGTCCGGAAGGAATGCGGAATATCGGACCTTCCATTGAGGTGATGGCTGCCAGCGAGCATCTGGATGCGCATAAAAATGCCGTTACCGTTCGGTTGAAATCATTATAA
- the hisB gene encoding bifunctional histidinol-phosphatase/imidazoleglycerol-phosphate dehydratase HisB, which produces MKKKVLFIDRDGTLVIEPPISYQLDSLEKLEFYPKVMRNLGFIRSRLDFEFVMVTNQDGLGTASFPEETFWPAHNLMLKTLEGEGVIFDDICIDRSMPEEFAPTRKPRTGMLTKYLNNPEYDLENSYVIGDRPTDVELALNLGCRAILLQDDTDLPCALVTKDWDKVAEFLFAGERKAEIHRITKETDIYVSLNLDGDGNCDIHSGIGFFDHMLEQIGKHGSMDLIVYVKGDLEVDEHHTIEDVALTLGECLYQALGSKRGIERYGYALPMDDCLCQVCLDFGGRPWLVWDAEFKREKIGEMPTEMFLHFFKSLSDAAKMNLNVKAEGQNEHHKIEGIFKALARALKMAVKRDIYHFGLPSSKGVL; this is translated from the coding sequence ATGAAGAAAAAAGTATTATTTATAGATCGTGACGGTACTTTGGTTATTGAGCCGCCCATAAGCTATCAATTGGACTCATTGGAGAAGTTGGAGTTTTATCCGAAAGTAATGCGTAATCTTGGTTTTATCCGTAGCAGATTGGATTTTGAATTTGTGATGGTGACAAACCAAGATGGACTGGGCACTGCTTCATTTCCGGAAGAAACATTTTGGCCGGCACATAATCTCATGCTGAAGACGCTGGAGGGTGAGGGCGTTATATTTGATGACATTTGTATTGACCGAAGTATGCCTGAAGAGTTTGCTCCAACTCGGAAACCCCGTACGGGTATGCTTACAAAATATCTGAATAATCCAGAGTATGATCTGGAGAACAGTTATGTGATAGGTGACCGTCCTACGGATGTGGAACTGGCATTAAACTTAGGATGTCGTGCTATATTGCTGCAAGACGATACGGATCTTCCATGTGCACTTGTTACGAAGGATTGGGATAAAGTTGCTGAATTCCTTTTTGCAGGTGAACGGAAGGCGGAAATACATCGTATAACGAAAGAAACGGATATTTATGTATCCTTGAACTTGGATGGTGATGGAAATTGTGACATTCATTCTGGAATCGGCTTTTTTGACCACATGCTGGAGCAGATAGGAAAACATGGAAGTATGGATCTGATCGTTTATGTTAAAGGTGATTTGGAAGTGGATGAACACCATACGATAGAAGATGTTGCACTTACCTTGGGTGAATGTCTCTATCAGGCATTAGGTAGCAAGCGTGGGATTGAACGATATGGCTATGCTTTGCCTATGGATGATTGCTTGTGCCAAGTATGCCTTGATTTCGGTGGCCGTCCCTGGCTTGTATGGGATGCTGAGTTCAAACGTGAGAAGATTGGGGAAATGCCTACTGAAATGTTTCTGCATTTTTTCAAATCATTGAGTGATGCAGCTAAAATGAATCTTAATGTCAAGGCGGAAGGCCAGAATGAACATCATAAGATAGAAGGTATCTTCAAGGCACTGGCACGTGCATTGAAAATGGCAGTAAAACGGGATATTTATCACTTTGGGCTGCCAAGTTCGAAGGGAGTGCTGTAA
- the hisG gene encoding ATP phosphoribosyltransferase: MLRIAVQAKGRLYDETMAFLGESDIKLSAMKRSLLVQSSNFPLEVLFLRDDDIPQSVATGVADIGIVGENEFIEKKEDAEIVKRLGFSKCRLSLAMPKDIDYPGVQWFHGKKIATSYPGILSRFLKENEVNAEIHVITGSVEVAPGIGLADAIFDIVSSGSTLVSNRLKEVEVVMKSEALLIGNKNLGEEKQEILRELLFRMDAVKTAEDKKYVLMNAPKDKLDEIVAVLPGMKSPTVMPLAQEDWCSVHTVLDEKCFWEIIGKLKVLGAEGILVLPIEKMII; encoded by the coding sequence TTGCTAAGAATTGCAGTGCAAGCCAAAGGTCGTCTATATGATGAGACAATGGCATTTTTGGGAGAATCAGATATTAAATTGAGCGCCATGAAACGTTCGTTGCTGGTGCAATCCTCGAACTTTCCTTTGGAAGTGTTATTTTTGAGAGACGATGATATTCCACAATCTGTGGCTACCGGGGTTGCAGATATTGGTATCGTAGGTGAGAATGAGTTCATTGAGAAAAAAGAGGATGCGGAAATAGTTAAACGATTGGGATTTAGTAAATGTCGTTTGTCATTAGCCATGCCAAAGGATATTGATTATCCGGGAGTACAGTGGTTTCACGGAAAGAAAATTGCGACATCCTATCCGGGTATTCTTTCTCGATTCTTAAAAGAAAACGAGGTTAATGCCGAGATACACGTCATTACGGGCTCAGTAGAAGTGGCGCCAGGCATAGGATTGGCAGATGCTATTTTTGATATCGTCAGTTCAGGTTCTACTTTGGTGAGCAATCGTCTGAAAGAAGTGGAAGTGGTAATGAAATCGGAAGCCTTGCTGATCGGAAATAAGAATCTGGGAGAAGAAAAACAGGAAATATTGCGAGAGCTTCTGTTTCGCATGGATGCTGTGAAAACAGCGGAGGATAAGAAATATGTACTGATGAATGCCCCGAAGGATAAGCTGGATGAGATTGTAGCTGTACTTCCGGGAATGAAAAGTCCGACGGTGATGCCATTGGCGCAGGAAGATTGGTGTTCAGTACATACGGTATTGGACGAAAAGTGCTTTTGGGAGATTATCGGTAAGCTGAAAGTATTGGGAGCAGAAGGAATATTGGTGCTTCCGATTGAGAAAATGATAATTTAA
- the hisC gene encoding histidinol-phosphate transaminase, producing the protein MKTLQELTRPNIWRLKPYSSARDEYNGVAASVFLDANENPYNMPHNRYPDPMQRELKKELSKIKKISPEHIFLGNGSDEAIDLVYRAFCEPQIDNVVAIDPTYGMYQICAEVNDVEYRKVLLDENFCFSADKLLETADEHTKLIFLCSPNNPTGNDLLRSEIEKLICGFNGLVVLDEAYNDFSEAPSFLENLGKYPNLILLQTFSKAWGCAAIRLGMAFASPQVIGILSKIKYPYNVNELTQKQAMEMLHRYYEIERWVKTLKEAREDLETEFAALPCTVKLFPSDANFFLVRVTDAVNIYNYLVGEGIIVRNRNSVSLCGNCLRVTVGTRMENEILIEALKKYR; encoded by the coding sequence ATGAAAACATTGCAAGAATTGACCCGGCCGAATATATGGCGTTTGAAGCCTTATTCTTCGGCACGCGACGAGTATAATGGTGTGGCTGCATCTGTGTTTCTCGATGCTAATGAGAATCCGTATAACATGCCCCATAACCGATATCCGGATCCCATGCAGAGGGAACTGAAAAAGGAATTGTCCAAGATAAAGAAAATCAGTCCCGAACATATCTTTTTGGGAAATGGCAGCGATGAGGCCATCGACTTGGTATATCGTGCCTTTTGTGAGCCGCAGATAGATAATGTGGTGGCCATCGATCCTACCTATGGTATGTACCAGATTTGTGCAGAAGTGAATGATGTGGAATACCGTAAGGTACTACTTGATGAGAATTTTTGTTTTTCGGCAGATAAATTGCTTGAAACGGCAGATGAGCATACAAAGCTTATCTTCCTTTGCTCTCCGAATAATCCAACGGGAAATGATCTCCTCCGCAGTGAAATAGAGAAGCTGATTTGCGGTTTCAATGGTCTGGTTGTGTTAGACGAGGCTTATAACGACTTTTCAGAAGCTCCTTCATTTTTGGAGAATTTGGGAAAGTATCCTAACCTCATCCTTCTTCAAACCTTTTCCAAAGCGTGGGGATGTGCCGCTATTCGTTTGGGTATGGCTTTTGCTTCGCCACAAGTCATCGGTATTCTCAGCAAGATAAAGTATCCTTATAACGTGAACGAACTGACACAGAAACAAGCAATGGAGATGCTTCACCGCTATTATGAAATAGAACGCTGGGTAAAGACCTTGAAGGAAGCACGTGAGGATTTGGAAACAGAATTTGCAGCCTTGCCCTGTACCGTAAAATTATTCCCTTCGGATGCAAACTTCTTCTTGGTGCGTGTGACAGATGCCGTGAACATCTATAATTATTTGGTAGGAGAGGGTATTATTGTTCGTAACCGCAATTCTGTTTCACTTTGCGGAAACTGCTTGCGTGTGACGGTGGGGACAAGGATGGAAAATGAAATACTGATAGAAGCATTAAAGAAATACCGATGA
- a CDS encoding sigma-54-dependent transcriptional regulator: MILIIDDDSAVRSSLSFMLKRAGYEVKTAPGPREAIDIVRAEIPSLILMDMNFTLSTTGEEGLTLLKQVKIFRPDVPVILMTAWGSIQLAVQGMQTGAFDFITKPWNNAALLQRIETALELTTAPEKVEGKESNNLNRGHIIGKSKGLMDVLNTVARIARTNASVLITGESGTGKELIAEAIHDNSQRLKQPFVKVNLGGISQSLFESEMFGHKKGAFTDAIADRTGRFEMADKGTIFLDEIGDLDPSCQVKLLRVLQDQTFEVLGDSRPRKVDVRVVSATNADLRKMVSEHTFREDLFYRINLITVKLPALRERREDIPLLVRHFADCQAEVNGLPHTDFSADALNFLSRLPYPGNIRELKNLVERTILVSGKTVLDAVDFDVQYLRHDESSKVADGSSFSGMTLDEIERQTILQALEQHKGNLSQVAVTLGISRAALYRRLEKYNINYE, from the coding sequence ATGATATTGATAATAGACGATGATAGTGCTGTACGCTCTTCACTTAGTTTTATGTTGAAACGTGCCGGTTATGAAGTAAAAACTGCTCCGGGACCACGTGAGGCCATAGATATTGTTCGTGCTGAGATACCCTCTTTGATATTGATGGACATGAACTTCACCCTTTCAACGACCGGTGAGGAAGGTCTTACTTTACTAAAGCAAGTCAAAATTTTCCGTCCTGATGTACCTGTCATTTTGATGACAGCATGGGGAAGTATTCAGCTTGCTGTGCAAGGTATGCAGACGGGAGCTTTCGACTTTATTACCAAGCCGTGGAATAATGCCGCTTTGTTACAGCGCATAGAGACGGCTTTAGAACTGACTACTGCTCCGGAGAAGGTTGAAGGAAAAGAAAGCAACAACTTGAACCGCGGTCATATTATCGGTAAGTCAAAAGGTTTGATGGATGTATTAAATACGGTTGCCCGTATTGCCCGTACTAATGCTTCTGTACTTATTACGGGTGAGAGTGGAACAGGTAAGGAACTGATTGCCGAAGCTATTCATGACAATAGTCAGCGTTTGAAACAACCTTTTGTAAAAGTTAATCTCGGAGGTATCTCGCAGAGTCTGTTTGAGAGTGAAATGTTCGGTCATAAGAAAGGAGCGTTTACAGATGCGATTGCCGATCGTACAGGGCGTTTTGAAATGGCTGATAAGGGAACTATTTTTTTAGATGAAATCGGTGATCTTGATCCATCTTGTCAAGTGAAGCTGTTGCGGGTATTGCAGGATCAGACATTTGAAGTGTTAGGCGATAGTCGCCCCCGTAAAGTAGATGTACGGGTGGTATCTGCTACCAACGCTGATTTGCGCAAAATGGTTTCTGAACATACCTTCCGTGAGGATCTTTTCTACCGGATCAACCTGATAACCGTCAAACTTCCTGCTTTGCGCGAACGTCGTGAAGATATTCCTTTGCTGGTTCGTCATTTTGCCGACTGCCAAGCCGAAGTGAATGGTTTGCCACATACGGATTTTTCGGCGGATGCTCTGAACTTCCTTTCACGCCTGCCTTATCCGGGCAATATCCGTGAATTGAAGAATCTGGTGGAACGTACTATTTTGGTCAGTGGAAAGACGGTGTTGGATGCTGTTGATTTTGATGTCCAGTATTTACGTCACGACGAATCGTCCAAGGTTGCCGATGGTAGTTCTTTCTCTGGTATGACGTTAGATGAAATAGAACGGCAGACTATTTTGCAAGCTTTGGAGCAGCATAAGGGAAATCTTAGTCAGGTAGCTGTGACATTGGGCATAAGTCGTGCGGCACTTTATCGCCGTTTGGAAAAATACAACATTAATTATGAATAA
- a CDS encoding PaaI family thioesterase, producing MKKIINPWKNMEGYNCFGCSPDNEAGVRMEFYEDGNEIVSIWKPRPEYQGWLNTLHGGIQSVLLDEICGWVVFRKLQTGGVTSRMETRFRKSISINDTHVVLRAFLSEQKRNIAVIEARLYNSQGELCTEATCIYFTFPKEKAEKEMYFHHCDVEPEEILPLL from the coding sequence ATGAAGAAGATTATCAATCCATGGAAAAATATGGAAGGTTACAATTGCTTCGGTTGTTCTCCTGACAATGAAGCTGGTGTGAGAATGGAATTTTATGAGGATGGTAATGAGATAGTAAGCATCTGGAAACCACGCCCGGAATACCAAGGGTGGTTGAATACTTTGCATGGTGGTATTCAGTCTGTGTTACTGGATGAAATCTGTGGTTGGGTAGTGTTTCGCAAATTACAGACTGGTGGGGTGACTTCCAGGATGGAGACTCGCTTTCGCAAATCTATATCCATAAACGACACTCACGTTGTATTGCGTGCTTTCCTTAGCGAGCAAAAGCGCAATATTGCTGTTATAGAAGCGCGTTTATACAATAGTCAGGGGGAACTCTGTACAGAAGCTACCTGCATTTATTTTACTTTTCCGAAAGAGAAGGCTGAAAAAGAGATGTATTTCCACCATTGTGATGTAGAACCGGAAGAAATATTACCGTTACTATAG
- the fucP gene encoding L-fucose:H+ symporter permease, with protein sequence MNNTKKTSILSKDGISYLIPFILITSCFSLWGFANDITNPMVKAFSKIFRMSVTDGALVQVAFYGGYFAMAFPAAMFIRKFSYKAGVLLGLGMYALGAFLFFPAMLIGSYYPFLIAYFILTCGLSFLETSCNPYILSMGTEETATRRLNLAQSFNPMGSLLGMYVAMNFIQNRLDPMDTAERSGLSTAEFELVRDSDLGVLIAPYLIIGIVVLVMLLLIRMMKMPKNADQSHNINFIPTLKRIFCIKHYREGVIAQFFYVGAQIMCWTFIIQYGTRLFMDGGMEEKAAEVLSQEYNIIAMIIFCISRFVCTFILRYLSPGLLLKILAVAALMFTIGVICLQNIWGMYCLVGISACMSLMFPTIYGIALQGLGDDAKFGAAGLIMAILGGSILPPLQASIIDRHILLGMPAVNLSFILPLICFIVIIIYGHRSYMREKRTN encoded by the coding sequence ATGAATAACACAAAAAAAACTTCTATTTTAAGTAAGGATGGCATAAGCTATCTGATACCTTTTATATTGATAACAAGCTGTTTTTCCCTTTGGGGATTTGCTAATGACATAACTAATCCGATGGTGAAAGCTTTTTCTAAAATTTTTCGTATGAGTGTCACAGACGGCGCTCTGGTGCAAGTTGCTTTCTATGGCGGTTATTTTGCAATGGCTTTTCCGGCAGCTATGTTTATTCGTAAGTTTTCATATAAAGCAGGGGTACTCTTGGGATTAGGCATGTATGCGCTTGGTGCTTTTCTGTTTTTTCCTGCTATGCTGATAGGTAGTTATTATCCATTTTTGATTGCTTATTTCATCTTGACGTGTGGATTGTCTTTTCTCGAAACGAGTTGTAATCCTTATATCCTGTCAATGGGGACAGAGGAAACTGCTACTCGTCGGTTGAATTTGGCTCAGTCTTTCAATCCGATGGGATCTCTACTTGGAATGTACGTGGCAATGAATTTTATTCAGAATAGATTGGATCCGATGGATACGGCTGAACGTAGTGGATTGTCAACTGCTGAGTTTGAATTGGTACGTGATTCTGATTTGGGTGTATTGATTGCACCGTATCTCATCATTGGCATTGTTGTTTTGGTAATGCTCCTACTGATCAGAATGATGAAGATGCCTAAAAATGCAGATCAGTCTCATAACATAAACTTTATTCCTACCTTGAAACGAATTTTTTGTATCAAGCATTATCGGGAAGGAGTCATAGCCCAATTCTTTTATGTCGGAGCCCAGATCATGTGCTGGACTTTTATCATACAATACGGTACACGTTTGTTTATGGATGGAGGAATGGAAGAAAAAGCTGCGGAGGTATTGTCACAGGAATACAACATTATTGCAATGATAATTTTCTGTATCAGTCGTTTTGTCTGTACTTTTATTCTACGCTATCTCAGTCCGGGATTATTGTTGAAAATATTGGCCGTTGCAGCACTGATGTTTACAATCGGGGTTATTTGCCTGCAAAATATATGGGGCATGTATTGTCTCGTTGGGATTTCTGCTTGTATGTCGCTGATGTTTCCTACTATTTACGGAATTGCTCTGCAAGGATTGGGGGACGATGCTAAATTTGGAGCTGCAGGATTGATTATGGCTATTTTAGGCGGATCGATTTTGCCACCACTTCAAGCGAGTATTATTGACCGGCATATATTATTGGGAATGCCTGCTGTAAATCTTTCGTTTATATTGCCTTTAATTTGTTTTATTGTGATTATCATATACGGACATCGTTCATATATGCGTGAAAAAAGAACTAATTAA
- a CDS encoding sensor histidine kinase: MRIKFFFFILVLFLLGLGGLLFHFVDKIHFMHLYIIEGLIAFILLYLIVFYRKIVKPMNTIGCGMELLREQDFSSRLSQVGQYEADRIVNIFNRMMEQLKNERLRLREQNHFLDLLIQASPMGVVITTLDGEVSQVNPMAVKMLGVRLEEVIDKPLDQVDSPLATELAVIPKDETAVVRLNDANIYKCTHSTFIDRGFKHPFFLIERMTEEVMRAEKRAYEKVIRMIAHEVNNTTAGITSTLDTVEQALSAEEGMDDICDVMRVCTERCFSMSRFITRFADVVKIPEPTLASVRLNDLVAMCKRFMEGMCNDRKISLRLECDPEIGSVRLDASLFEQVLVNIIKNAAESIDSFVGESGRRGEIIIRTVAPAYIEVIDNGSGISKEVEAKLFSPFFSTKPNGQGIGLVFIREVLIRHNCTFSLRTYNDGLTRFRIMFNA, from the coding sequence GTGCGCATTAAATTCTTCTTTTTCATACTTGTCCTCTTTCTGCTTGGTTTGGGCGGATTGCTGTTTCATTTTGTCGATAAAATACATTTCATGCATTTGTATATTATCGAGGGGCTTATTGCATTTATTCTGCTTTATTTGATAGTATTCTACCGTAAGATCGTAAAACCGATGAATACGATTGGTTGCGGTATGGAGTTGTTGCGTGAGCAGGATTTCAGCAGTCGCCTGAGCCAAGTGGGGCAATATGAGGCAGATCGTATTGTGAATATATTCAACCGTATGATGGAGCAACTCAAGAATGAACGATTGAGGTTGCGTGAGCAAAATCACTTTCTGGATCTGCTGATTCAGGCATCTCCGATGGGAGTTGTCATTACGACTTTAGACGGCGAGGTATCTCAGGTGAATCCGATGGCTGTAAAGATGTTGGGTGTCCGTTTGGAAGAAGTGATAGACAAGCCTTTGGATCAGGTGGATTCTCCGCTGGCAACTGAATTGGCCGTAATTCCAAAAGACGAGACGGCTGTGGTCCGCCTGAATGATGCAAATATCTATAAGTGCACTCATTCGACTTTCATTGATCGTGGATTTAAACATCCTTTCTTTCTGATAGAACGTATGACCGAGGAAGTGATGCGTGCAGAAAAGCGTGCGTATGAGAAGGTAATCCGTATGATTGCCCATGAAGTAAACAATACTACTGCGGGTATCACTTCTACATTAGATACTGTGGAGCAAGCTCTTTCCGCCGAAGAAGGTATGGATGATATTTGTGACGTAATGCGTGTTTGCACGGAACGTTGTTTTTCCATGAGCCGTTTTATTACCCGTTTTGCTGATGTGGTGAAGATTCCTGAACCGACATTGGCATCTGTGCGGTTGAATGATTTGGTAGCTATGTGCAAACGCTTTATGGAAGGCATGTGTAATGACCGCAAAATTAGTTTGAGGCTTGAATGTGATCCGGAAATTGGTTCAGTTCGTTTGGATGCTTCCCTTTTTGAACAGGTATTGGTGAATATCATTAAAAATGCTGCCGAGAGTATAGACTCTTTTGTCGGAGAATCGGGCAGACGGGGGGAGATTATAATCAGAACAGTAGCTCCCGCTTATATAGAAGTGATTGATAATGGTTCCGGAATCAGCAAGGAGGTAGAGGCTAAGCTTTTCAGTCCTTTTTTTTCTACTAAACCGAATGGGCAGGGTATTGGTCTGGTGTTTATCCGAGAAGTCTTGATTCGCCATAACTGTACATTTTCTCTTCGTACCTATAATGATGGCCTGACCCGTTTCCGCATCATGTTTAATGCTTAG
- a CDS encoding L-rhamnose mutarotase, which yields MESTFKSYRVKEYNQPVERYCRTLDLRDNPALIAEYRRRHDQTNIWPEILAGIREVGILEMEIYISGSRLFMIVETPLDFNWNEAMERLAALPRQQEWEDYMAVFQSTEPGSTSAEKWQPMERMFHLYDK from the coding sequence ATGGAATCAACTTTCAAAAGTTATCGTGTTAAGGAATATAATCAACCGGTAGAACGTTATTGCCGGACATTGGACTTGCGAGATAATCCTGCGCTGATAGCGGAATATCGTCGTCGCCATGACCAAACGAACATTTGGCCTGAGATATTGGCTGGTATCCGTGAAGTTGGAATTCTTGAAATGGAGATTTATATTTCGGGCTCCCGGCTATTTATGATAGTTGAGACTCCTTTGGATTTCAATTGGAATGAAGCAATGGAGCGCCTTGCTGCTTTGCCCCGTCAGCAGGAATGGGAAGATTATATGGCTGTTTTTCAATCAACAGAGCCTGGCAGCACGTCGGCAGAAAAATGGCAGCCTATGGAGCGTATGTTCCATTTGTATGATAAATAA